The Puntigrus tetrazona isolate hp1 chromosome 16, ASM1883169v1, whole genome shotgun sequence genome includes a region encoding these proteins:
- the mylipb gene encoding E3 ubiquitin-protein ligase MYLIP-B — MLCHITRPDSVVLEVEVDPKANGEDILNKICRKMGIIEVDYFGLQFTGTKGEILWMNLRNRISQQVDCLSPCRLRLRVKFFVEPHLILQEQTRHLFLMHVKEELFKGSLRLDMEQAIELCALLAQAEFGDYNHNTANYCYSQIYGQDPSQDTINNIFLRHKSLEGVSQASAEYQALQLVSSLSYYGIEWHSARDSEGQELLIGVGPEGLFVCKTDFTPIERIIYPVIQMATQSGRNVYVTITKDNGDSVVLLLKFISPSAANGLYRAITEIHAFYRCDTVTSSVKMQYSRDFKGHLASLFLNDSVDLGKRYIFDIQRTSKEVYDRARRALFNAGKAVTGRGSLRDDCSNSLLRQTKVEREEQTCVGCRETCVLKEKLQRLQEALNCSLCCEQEINAAFCPCGHMFCCYNCANQLQCCPVCRSDVDRVQHVYLPTCASLLGLSEAKTTTFSVSRGDCMD; from the exons ATGTTATGCCACATAACTCGTCCAGACTCGGTGGTTCTGGAAGTGGAGGTGGACCCAAAAGCAAATGGAGAGGACATTCTCAATAAG ATATGTCGGAAAATGGGAATCATCGAGGTAGATTATTTTGGACTTCAGTTCACCGGTACAAAAGGCGAGATTTTATGGATGAATCTCAGAAACAGGATTTCTCAACAAGTGGACTGCCTGTCTCCCTGCAGGCTGAGGCTGCGTGTCAAGTTCTTTGTTGAGCCACATCTAATCCTGCAAGAGCAAACCAG ACATTTGTTTCTGATGCATGTGAAAGAAGAGCTTTTCAAAGGAAGCTTGAGATTGGACATGGAGCAGGCAATTGAGCTCTGTGCGTTACTGGCTCAGGCAGAGTTTGGAGATTACAACCATAACACAGCCAACTATTGCTACTCCCAGATCTACGGTCAAGACCCCAGCCAGGACACCATCAACAA tattttcttgAGGCATAAGTCACTGGAGGGTGTTAGTCAGGCTTCAGCGGAATATCAAGCCCTGCAGCTGGTTTCATCCCTCAGCTACTATGGCATCGAGTGGCACTCCGCACGGGACTCTGAGGGACAGGAGCTGCTCATCGGGGTCGGGCCAGAGGGCCTGTTTGTCTGCAAAACAGATTTCACTCCTATTGAAAG aatcATCTACCCAGTCATTCAAATGGCCACTCAGTCTGGAAGGAATGTGTATGTGACCATTACAAAAGACAACGGGGACAGTGTGGTTCTGCTTTTAAAGTTCATCAGTCCCAGTGCTGCCAATGGACTATATCGTGCTATCACAGAAATCCATGCCTTCTACAG GTGTGACACTGTAACAAGCTCGGTGAAGATGCAATATAGCCGTGACTTCAAGGGCCACCTGGCATCCCTCTTCCTCAATGACAGCGTTGACCTTGGTAAAAGGTATATCTTTGACATCCAGCGCACATCCAAAGAAGTGTATGACCGTGCTCGACGAGCCCTGTTTAATGCAGGGAAGGCTGTGACTGGACGTGGGAGCCTCAGAGACGATTGCAGTAACTCTCTATTGAGACAGACAAAAGTTGAAAGGGAGGAACAGACGTGCGTCGGCTGCAGAGAAACTTGCGTTCTGAAGGAGAAGCTCCAAAGGCTACAAGAGGCCCTGAACTGCTCTCTGTGCTGTGAACAGGAGATCAATGCTGCATTTTGTCCTTGTGGACACATGTTCTGCTGCTATAACTGTGCCAACCAACTTCAG TGTTGTCCAGTGTGCCGTTCAGATGTGGATCGTGTTCAGCATGTCTATTTACCCACCTGTGCCAGTCTACTTGGCCTGTCAGAGGCAAAAACCACCACCTTCAGTGTGTCCAGAGGGGATTGTATGGATTGA
- the zgc:110410 gene encoding protein lifeguard 1 yields MNREQPPPPYNPYYPPHYPNATQGNIGQPTAGMMPPAGQPTAGMMPPVVEHVNMGIPDSAPPEYSLGFEDENCFSDATIRRGFIRKVYLTLMVQLLITVGIICAFLYWETLKDWVRETYWFTYTMMCATFVLIIVLICCGNIRRKVPLNFIFLALFTITEGFLLGSVVVYYSADAVLWAVGATALVSLAMTLFSLQSKWDFTALSGSIWVLSWTLFSFALLCAILRSQYLYILYASLGTLVFSLYLVMDTQLILGGKHKYSINPEEYIFAALNLYLDIITIFLLLLQLIGLCR; encoded by the exons ATGAACAGAGAGCAGCCTCCCCCTCCGTATAACCCCTATTACCCTCCGCATTATCCTAATGCAACACAGGGTAACATTGGGCAGCCCACCGCTGGCATGATGCCCCCCGCTGGGCAGCCCACCGCTGGCATGATGCCCCCCGTTGTTGAACATGTCAATATGGGGATTCCGGACAGTGCTCCGCCAGAATACTCTCTGGGATTTGAAGATGAGAACTGCTTTTCAGATGCTACCATAAGAAGAG GTTTCATAAGAAAAGTGTATCTGACGCTTATGGTTCAACTTTTGATAACTGTTGGAATCATCTGTGCTTTTCTTTACTG GGAGACACTCAAGGACTGGGTGAGAGAAACATACTGGTTTACCTACACTATGAT GTGCGCAACGTTTGTTCTAATCATTGTGCTCATCTGTTGTGGTAACATACGTCGCAAAGTTCCCTTAAACTTCATCTTCCTAGCGCTATTT ACAATCACAGAAGGCTTTCTCCTCGGATCAGTGGTAGT GTACTATTCAGCAGATGCTGTGCTCTGGGCAGTGGGTGCAACTGCTCTGGTGTCTCTTGCAATGACTTTGTTTTCACTGCAGTCAAAA TGGGACTTCACAGCTCTATCAGGGAGCATATGGGTATTATCCTGGActctgttttcatttgcattacTCTGTGCAATTCTGAGATCACAG TATTTGTACATCCTTTATGCTTCACTGGGAACTTTGGTCTTCTCTTTG TACTTGGTTATGGACACGCAGCTCATACTGGGTGGGAAGCACAAATACAGCATCAATCCAGAAGAGTACATCTTTGCTGCTCTGAACTTGTACCTTGATATTATCACAATTTTCTTATTATTGCTTCAACTAATTGGACTTTGTCGTTGA
- the atxn1b gene encoding ataxin-1 — protein sequence MKSNQERCNECLPPKKREILALEEKQVLVSAAVGESQSGENLAWLASVATMASMAHIPNNAGPSQSNSAEPDSPPPSNKALTVVTEYPPTTTSAGFSFSSNSSTYKGVFSGPTVLTANPAVLSTSLPQTIGSVQYTQLPPNLQLIGPYTSYISSQIVPSTTSPTQPRRAPQEVLATTAVISQASSLDSPNHHVISSIPNVSHSQCIQVESAPLGLTVSSPSAQLPIQIHPHSAVLAPHALALTPSQVVLHYTDGFIAKQPDSHPREMQNGTLGEISMVKHSTAKGIPSQSEGDQSHKQNHNLGLQTQAQVLLPADYSTHERTGLQTSLMLVSSSHLAANSNSELQSILNKDHSSLHLAERGGICIGKPMSRVSALTSSDSQVSPASTISPHTLLQAPHNSPQQELSTSLYSATQLPIIGYITSASGGPQQAVTGYQSNLPQHVVISGNPSLLIPVSATNINPTTAEPEVTRCSVIPSAANASTALPQTFINTSPPAAPASVVPNGKDITVSDGGHASCVVPSPTQIQLPVLSANVVGSPVPVTPPTSTSPHSSPSSPSAGLPPFFMKGSIIQLADGELKRVEDLRTEDFVQSAEVSGELKIDSSTVERIECSRTPNAVIIQFSVGENKAQVCVEVLVEYPFFVFGQGWSSCCPDRTTQLLALSCAKLSVGDVCISLTLKSLKDSIQKKDNFSDSMTKHKPAKNNGPIEERQTQMEDLKKGHKMTSGVENTAGTLVETSNSRNVLTLLENGGIISQTQVNLQTQSEKTCTFSVEKAVSRKRRWSAPERGEMWRSQEDPQILPKFPFLPHQLKVSIEGRSSTGC from the exons ATGAAGTCTAACCAGGAGCGTTGTAATGAATGCCTTCCGCCAAAAAAGCGGGAGATTTTAGCTCTGGAAGAGAAGCAGGTGTTGGTGTCAGCTGCTGTTGGTGAGAGCCAGAGTGGAGAGAATTTGGCTTGGCTAGCCAGTGTTGCTACCATGGCTAGCATGGCCCACATCCCCAACAATGCAGGCCCATCACAGAGCAACAGTGCTGAGCCTGACAGCCCCCCGCCATCAAATAAGGCTCTCACTGTGGTGACAGAATATCCTCCAACTACTACATCTGCTGGCTTTTCATTCTCTTCCAATAGCTCCACATACAAGGGAGTTTTCTCTGGGCCTACCGTGCTAACAGCCAATCCTGCGGTTCTCTCTACAAGCCTTCCTCAAACCATAGGCTCCGTCCAATACACGCAACTTCCCCCCAATCTCCAGCTCATAGGGCCCTATACAAGTTATATCTCTTCACAGATTGTGCCATCCACAACCAGTCCAACACAGCCACGGAGGGCGCCACAAGAGGTTTTGGCCACAACAGCTGTCATCTCCCAAGCATCCAGCCTTGATTCACCGAATCATCATGTGATTTCTTCTATACCAAATGTTTCCCATAGTCAATGCATCCAGGTAGAGAGTGCTCCTTTGGGTTTGACAGTGTCCTCCCCTTCTGCCCAACTACCCATTCAAATCCATCCACATTCAGCAGTCCTTGCCCCTCATGCCCTGGCCCTCACCCCCTCTCAAGTGGTTCTACACTACACAGATGGCTTCATCGCAAAGCAACCAGACTCCCATCCAAGAGAAATGCAGAATGGTACACTTGGAGAGATTTCAATGGTCAAGCACAGTACTGCCAAAGGGATTCCTAGCCAGTCAGAAGGTGACCAAAGCCACAAGCAAAACCACAACTTGGGCCTCCAGACCCAAGCTCAGGTTCTGCTTCCAGCAGACTACAGCACTCATGAGAGAACAGGACTGCAGACATCCCTGATGTTGGTATCCAGTAGCCACCTTGCAGCAAACAGCAACTCAGAGCTCCAAAGTATCTTGAATAAGGACCACTCTTCATTGCACCTTGCTGAGAGAGGAGGGATCTGCATAGGCAAACCAATGTCCAGAGTGTCTGCCCTCACTTCCTCAGACAGCCAAGTTTCTCCGGCCTCCACAATCTCCCCCCACACACTCCTGCAGGCTCCTCACAACAGTCCCCAACAGGAGCTCTCCACCAGCCTTTACTCTGCAACGCAGCTCCCAATCATTGGCTACATCACCAGTGCTTCTGGTGGACCCCAGCAAGCAGTAACTGGTTATCAGAGCAACCTGCCACAGCACGTGGTGATCTCAGGCAACCCCTCCTTGCTCATTCCGGTGAGTGCCACTAACATCAATCCAACTACTGCTGAGCCGGAGGTTACCCGCTGTTCTGTCATCCCCAGTGCTGCAAATGCATCAACAGCTCTGCCTCAGACGTTTATTAATACATCCCCACCTGCAGCTCCAGCTTCAGTTGTACCCAATGGTAAAGACATCACAGTCTCCGATGGGGGTCATGCCTCCTGTGTTGTGCCAAGTCCAACCCAAATACAGCTGCCTGTTCTTTCAGCCAATGTAGTGGGGTCTCCAGTTCCTGTAACACCTCCAACATCCACAAGCCCTCACAGCtcaccatcatcaccatcagCAGGCCTACCACCATTCTTTATGAAGGGCTCTATTATCCAGTTGGCAGATGGCGAACTAAAGCGTGTGGAGGATCTGCGGACAGAGGACTTTGTTCAAAGTGCAGAGGTTAGTGGAGAACTAAAGATTGACTCCAGCACTGTAGAGCGCATAGAATGCAGCCGCACACCCAATGCTGTCATCATACAGTTCTCAGTGGGAGAGAACAAAGCCCAG GTCTGTGTTGAGGTTCTGGTGGAATACcctttctttgtgtttggtcAAGGTTGGTCGTCCTGCTGCCCTGACCGCACCACCCAGTTGCTAGCACTATCCTGTGCCAAACTCTCTGTGGGTGATGTTTGTATCTCTCTAACCCTTAAAAGCCTAAAAGATAGCATTCAAAAGAAAGATAATTTTTCAGACTCTATGACGAAACACAAACCAGCCAAAAACAATGGGCCAATTGAGGAAAGACAAACCCAAATGGAGGATCTTAAGAAAGGACACAAAATGACATCAGGAGTGGAAAATACTGCAGGAACACTGGTTGAGACTTCTAATTCGAGAAATGTTTTAACCCTCTTGGAGAATGGGGGAATCATTTCTCAGACACAGGTGAACCTCCAGACCCAGTcagaaaaaacatgcacatttaGTGTCGAGAAAGCCGTTAGCCGCAAGAGGAGATGGTCTGCTCCAGAAAGGGGAGAAATGTGGAGGTCTCAAGAGGACCCTCAGATTTTACCCAAATTTCCCTTCCTCCCACATCAGCTGAAGGTCAGCATCGAGGGCCGCTCTAGCACAGGTTGCTGA
- the fam8a1b gene encoding protein FAM8A1b — MAELDENARDKEKSLAKNSRTEDGENMKTQIHKPRSQGKKDASAAVTTTEYCEKLQEWMWQYYYSYMNWQSWIAMSAFSFPPCFPTQGINETPGATTWGADMSNGDPRHWFSSPFGFPAAAASVAAPAAEASPRAQASAAAQLPQQQQQQQQQPNGNAQQPGREYSIPSPLQRFLAEMVDFFILFFIKATIILSIVHFSGMKDISKFAMHFIVEEIDEDTSMEELQKMMLVALVYRILVCFYEIICIWGAGGATPGKFLIGLRVVTCDSSVLVQPNRVLVVPATNVTLSASTVRALNKNFSIAFFFPAFITLLFFQHNRTVYDIVAGTIVVKRNRLR; from the exons ATGGCGGAATTAGACGAAAACGCTCGTGATAAGGAAAAATCGTTAGCCAAAAACAGTAGAACTGAGGACGGcgaaaacatgaaaacacagaTTCACAAGCCCCGTTCCCAGGGCAAGAAAGACGCGTCCGCCGCTGTTACCACCACGGAGTACTGCGAAAAATTACAGGAATGGATGTGGCAGTACTACTACAGCTATATGAACTGGCAGAGCTGGATAGCCATGTCTGCGTTTTCCTTCCCACCGTGTTTCCCAACGCAAGGAATAAATGAAACGCCCGGGGCGACGACATGGGGTGCGGATATGTCTAACGGAGACCCTCGCCACTGGTTCAGCAGCCCGTTCGGGTTTCCCGCTGCGGCGGCGAGCGTCGCGGCTCCGGCTGCCGAAGCGAGTCCTCGAGCTCAAGCCTCAGCAGCCGCGCAGCTGCctcagcagcaacaacaacagcagcagcagcctaaTGGGAACGCTCAACAGCCAG GTAGGGAATATTCTATTCCCTCTCCTCTTCAAAGATTCTTGGCAGAAATGGTggatttctttattctttttttcatcaaagcTACAATCATCCTCAGTATTGTCCACTTCAGTGGAATGAA GGACATCTCAAAGTTTGCCATGCACTTCATCGTAGAGGAGATCGATGAGGACACGTCGATGGAGGAACTGCAGAAGATGATGCTTGTGGCTCTAGTGTACAGGATATTAGTTTGCTTTTATGAG ATCATATGTATTTGGGGAGCTGGTGGGGCGACACCAGGGAAGTTCCTCATTGGCTTACGAGTGGTCACATGTGACAGCTCCGTCCTGGTTCAGCCAAACCGCGTTCTCGTGGTACCGGCGACCAACGTCACGCTTTCAGC GTCGACAGTGAGAGCATTAAACAAGAACTTCTCCATCGCTTTCTTCTTTCCAGCGTTCATCACgcttcttttctttcagcacaACAGGACTGTGTATGACATTGTGGCCGGCACCATTGTGGTCAAGAGAAACAGGCTTAGATGA